The Drosophila innubila isolate TH190305 chromosome 2L unlocalized genomic scaffold, UK_Dinn_1.0 4_B_2L, whole genome shotgun sequence genome segment GTCCAAGGAGAGCGTCGAAATTACGGACTTGGGTAAACACAAGAAACGTGTGGGAATCCACACGGACATCACGTTCGAAATAACCGCCGAGGGGGAGGCAAATGAGACCAGCTCGGCACAGCAGCAGGGCGAGAAGGGTAAGTGAAAGCGGCAACACTTGCAGCTTACTTTCACTACACACTTTCACTTGTGCATCTTTTTCATTCGCCACGTATTCCTCACCCCTCAGAGGATGCCAGTGTGCCCATTTACAAGGGTCGtgccagcagcagccacagtgGTGGCGACTCTAAGCACAAGTCGAGGCAACCCTACGATCCCAAGTCACAATGGAATCCCAATTATTCCAGCGAACATGCCGGCAATCGACATGGTTCCAGATCCGACTCAGGAGGCTATTATCCCCAGTATTATCCGGAGCATGTCTACACAAGCGGCAATTCCGATGTGGGCAGCATTTATCGCAATGGCGAAACCTGGACGCATTATGTGCCCGTTTGGACCACTGAACGCTCTCCCCATGAACAGAGTCAGCTGCAGCGACGTCCCAGTTGGAAGCCCTGCTACTGTATGTCCTCCTATGGCACCGACTACAGACGCCGGCGGGACAACAAAGGGAGCAAAGGGATCCGAGGATCCACCAGACGGGGAATTGTCAAAACTGATGTCCTTAATGTCGATGGCAAGTTGGAACAGCCTTTCTCATAAAGAGTTCTTCCGCAAAATTCTCAAAAATCTTATTGAAACCATGAAAtgtattattgttgctgggtagtcaaaaattaaaagaaaataaatttaacatttttagatattaataTCCATAGACaatatttatacccgttacttaacaaATAAGTTAAAGGGTATATGTTGTTTattgaatgtatgtaacagggagaaggaggcatatTCGACCCTatgaagtatatatattcttgatcagcatcaacagccaagtctgtccgtctgcccgTCCGTCTgcccgtccgtctgtccgtccgtgtgaccGTCTAGAATATAGACTCTAGATCTTAGAGAGCacaagagatagagcaaccaaatttggcacacaaatttatttaagctccacgcagatcaagtttttttcaaatctaAGCCACGCCTCCTCCGACACCCGAAAATTGTGAAAACACCCACAGTTTTCTAAATATTACATtctttatggtaattaacatTATCTCAGCTAACCGccgcaagatcggacaagtagaacggctgtaatagctaaccaaagctattaaaatattaattcaatacaagcacctaaaagtatgcagctatttttattatttagtaatttttataaagtactttaatatatattgaaaaaagtaacggcttttctatggtcgggatctggACTATAGccttccgactagtttttttttatatgagaaTTTATATACGACTTACAAGACTTAGGAAAATATTAGtttcttgttttaatttgaatttttaactgaaagtccttgataaatattattttgataatgagtttattgtttttatcatGTCGGAGGATAAGAAATTTGTtactacaaataaaaaattgaagcaGGCAGGTTGCACCTTAGGAGTGCACACTGTAGGTGCTAGTCTTGCCATTGTCATCAACGGATGCGGTGGCTgcattgtaaccaaactgtttGCCATTGATGTTGTAGTTCTCGCTCTCACCAGTGGCCAGATCCTTGTAGTTCTTCACATGGCCATCGGAATCGAACTGAGGATTGGAAAAGATAATTCAATACATGGTTGAAGAAAGTTCTAACAAGAACTCACCTCAGACTGGGAAGACCACTTGGATTGTTTCTCCC includes the following:
- the LOC117780780 gene encoding hyphally regulated cell wall protein 1 isoform X1 codes for the protein MYLGFVAYLGLCCLLLTHHCAQGQANKVSSKLDFDDMESNNQTGVPVTIGQGQGQGQQGNSGGGYDQGTGRGGDGGTRAGTGSGNSGNRPKIHGVRVTVDTGDGQQQTKAESKESVEITDLGKHKKRVGIHTDITFEITAEGEANETSSAQQQGEKEDASVPIYKGRASSSHSGGDSKHKSRQPYDPKSQWNPNYSSEHAGNRHGSRSDSGGYYPQYYPEHVYTSGNSDVGSIYRNGETWTHYVPVWTTERSPHEQSQLQRRPSWKPCYCMSSYGTDYRRRRDNKGSKGIRGSTRRGIVKTDVLNVDGKLEQPFS
- the LOC117780780 gene encoding uncharacterized protein LOC117780780 isoform X2, with translation MYLGFVAYLGLCCLLLTHHCAQGQANKVSSKLDFDDMESNNQTGVPVTIGQGQGQGQQGNSGGGYDQGTGRGGDGGTRAGTGSGNSGNRPKIHGVRVTVDTGDGQQQTKESKESVEITDLGKHKKRVGIHTDITFEITAEGEANETSSAQQQGEKEDASVPIYKGRASSSHSGGDSKHKSRQPYDPKSQWNPNYSSEHAGNRHGSRSDSGGYYPQYYPEHVYTSGNSDVGSIYRNGETWTHYVPVWTTERSPHEQSQLQRRPSWKPCYCMSSYGTDYRRRRDNKGSKGIRGSTRRGIVKTDVLNVDGKLEQPFS